Proteins encoded together in one Balaenoptera ricei isolate mBalRic1 chromosome 2, mBalRic1.hap2, whole genome shotgun sequence window:
- the CEP170B gene encoding centrosomal protein of 170 kDa protein B isoform X3 produces the protein MSVTSWFLVSSSGTRHRLPRELIFVGRDECELVLQSRSVDKQHAVINYDHDRDEHWVKDLGSLNGTFVNDVRIPDQKYVTLKLSDVIRFGYDSNMYVLERVQHRVPEEALRHEKYTSQLQVSATSPAPKRGEAVPEQAPYCEAASPRLERGDRRPGPEAAAYRTPLYGQPSWWGEDDGSSPPEERRQDEPDTERPKELAQRDSDLVGTAAAFRAPAEPQGYPFRREPSYFEIPTKEAPPPRAPEVPAHEAPTRDAEAGGGGVAPVVQSHACFTIEFDDCSPGKVKIKDHVTKFSLRQRRPPGKEPTPIEVVSAETKVADWLVQNDPSLLHRAGPADDRHSTKSDLPVHTRTLKGHKHEDGTQSDSEDPMAKAAGAAGVPSEAGGEQVRLQRQLKRDPQELLHSQQAFVIEFFDEDTPRKKRSQSFTHTPPGDPRPDRRRGPGPADRDRPAAPAPSSARGAGSSSGPQRAGSLKREKTEERLGSPSPAARAPARPFGSVGRRSRLAQDFMAHCLRDGSPAARSGPEKTPPPLPTPPLPRGASPVAPSPPPPPPADPQVTKARKQEEDDSLSDAGTYTIETEAQDQEVEEARKMIDQVFGVRESPELSRASSATFRPVIRGHRDEPGDGVAQRMALLQEFASRPVGGTPQVELQGLPVPGSPGGQKWVSRWASLADSYSDPGLSDDSPGRRARELEGALPVRQRRLLPQLPSDRADSPAGPEATRRSGPGPPELGSEQAGLLLGQEDLEPDSLSDASGSDGGRGPEPGGGLQEERRGSPQEGLAWTRGRRSPRAPGEPAPTSFFVGDQNGEAAFPRKATVAPGQAEGPGRAAQPSPLTRDSVYVSTSGRMVIQLRTGRSPEPEGPAPAPPKEAPAFVRQESFTKEPASGPAAPGQLPSISSHPLLQDLAAARASRMDLRTQDTHLILKETETALAALEARLLSKSVEEPEGELGGAPGPPEDSLSGDSDVDTASTVSLLSGKNGPSPQPTGLQKEKLPSPPAAQDLGGVGLSSARERLSEKQRRPLGPADGGRGEPARRLATRRGHGPQGSLDWPDEERGSSLAHLPGVDTVTSDHETSGAMGAGQRGPRRKPTAPPPSPVAREEQGRGSAGVQKVQQALTRSNSLSTPRPTRASRLRRARLGDASDTEAADGERGPAANPELAGQPAAEQAKKLSRLDILAMPRKRAGSFTGPSDSEVAPTRAGFSGRSVELYCAGRKPAMAEARATARKATNTTTVPRQPFSRARPGSARYSSPNVRRRQQGSDCTSTSEEEYGSHHGSPKHARPHASTATQTPRAGSSGRARPRAPGLRDTDDEEEEPDPYGFIVQTAEIAEIASQAQEDPAGPAFSPAAAG, from the exons TCCCGCAGTGTGGACAAGCAACATGCTGTCATCAACTACGACCACGACAGGGACGAGCACTGGGTCAAGGACCTGGGCAGCCTCAATGGG ACATTCGTGAACGACGTGCGCATCCCGGACCAGAAATACGTCACGCTGAAGCTCAGCGATGTCATCCGATTCGGCTACG ATTCCAACATGTACGTGCTGGAGCGGGTGCAGCACCGCGTCCCTGAGGAGGCGCTCAGG CACGAGAAGTACACCAGCCAGCTGCAGGTGAGCGCCACGAGCCCGGCGCCCAAGAGGGGCGAGGCCGTGCCGGAGCAGGCGCCTTACTGCGAGGCCGCGAGCCCCAGACTGGAGAGGGGGGACCGGAGGCCGGGGCCAG AGGCGGCGGCCTACCGCACACCCCTGTACGGGCAGCCCTCCTGGTGGGGTGAGGACGATGGTAGCAGCCCGCCCGAGGAACGGCGCCAGGACGAGCCCGACACGG AGCGGCCCAAGGAGCTGGCTCAGCGGGACAGTGACCTCGTGGGGACGGCGGCCGCCTTCCGGGCCCCCGCGGAGCCGCAGGGCTACCCGTTCCGCCGGGAGCCCAGCTACTTCGAGATCCCCACCAAGGAGGCCCCCCCGCCGCGGGCCCCAGAGGTGCCGGCACACGAGGCGCCCACCAGGGATGCAgaggcgggcgggggcggggtggccCCCGTGGTGCAGAGCCACGCCTGCTTCACCATCGAGTTTGACGACTGCAGCCCCGGCAAGGTGAAGATCAAGGACCACGTCACCAAGTTCTCTCTGCGCCAGCGCCGGCCCCCTGGCAAGGAGCCCACACCCATCGAGGTGGTCTCTGCGGAGACCAAGGTGGCCGACTGGCTGGTGCAGAACGACCCCAGCCTGCTGCACCGGGCCGGCCCCGCCGACGACCGGCACAGCACCAAGAGCGACCTGCCGGTGCACACGCGCACCCTGAAGG gcCACAAGCACGAGGACGGCACGCAGAGCGACTCGGAGGACCCCATGGCCAAGGCGGCCGGGGCAGCTGGGGTCCCCTCGGAGGCCGGCGGGGAGCAGGTGCGGCTACAGAGGCAGCTCAAGCGGGACCCCCAGGAGCTGCTGCACAGCCAGCAGGCCTTCGTCATCGAGTTCTTCGATGAGGACACGCCGCGCAAGAAGCGCTCTCAGTCCTTCACGCACACGCCACCCGGGGACCCCAGGCCCGACAGGCGCCGCGGCCCTGGGCCAGCCGACAGGGACCGCCCGGCCGCCCCCGCCCCGTCCTCGGCCCGGGGGGCGGGCAGCAGCTCGGGGCCGCAGCGGGCCGGCTCGCTCAAGCGGGAGAAGACGGAGGAGCGGCTGGGCAGCCCCTCGCCCGCCGCCCGGGCCCCTGCTCGCCCTTTCGGCAGCGTGGGGCGCCGCTCCCGCCTGGCCCAGGACTTCATGGCCCACTGCCTGCGGGATGGCTCCCCGGCTGCCCGGTCAGGCCCCGAGAAGACCCCCCCGCCGCTGCCCACCCCGCCGCTACCCCGCGGGGCCAGCCCCGTGGCCCCCTcgcccccaccgccaccccctgCTGACCCCCAAGTGACGAAGGCACGCAAACAGGAGGAGGACGACAGCCTCAGTGACGCAGGGACCTACACCATCGAGACGGAGGCGCAGGaccaggaggtggaggaggccCGCAAGATGATTGACCAG GTCTTTGGGGTACGGGAGTCCCCTGAACTCTCCAGAGCGTCCTCGGCCACCTTCCGTCCAGTTATCAGAGGGCACAGAGACGAGCCTGGTGACGGAGTGGCCCAGCGGATGGCCTTGCTGCAGGAGTTTGCCTCCCGGCCAGTGGGCGGGACCCCCCAGGTGGAGCTCCAG GGCCTCCCAGTACCGGGCTCCCCCGGGGGTCAGAAGTGGGTGTCCCGCTGGGCCAGTCTGGCCGACAGCTACTCGGACCCAGGCCTGTCAG ACGACAGCCCCGGGCGCAGAGCCAGAGAGCTGGAGGGGGCCCTGCCTGTGCGCCAGCGACGACTGCTCCCACAGCTGCCCAGCGACAGGGCGGACAGCCCCGCCGGCCCCGAGGCCACCAGGAGGAGCGGGCCGGGGCCGCCGGAGCTGGGCAGCGAGCAGGCCGGCCTCCTCTTGGGACAGGAAGACCTGGAGCCCGACAGCCTCAGTGACGCCAGTGGGTCGGACGGAGGGCGGGGCCCTGAGCCAGGCGGGGGCCTGCAGGAAGAAAGACGCGGGAGCCCCCAGGAGGGACTGGCGTGGACGAGGGGCCGGCGCTCACCGAGGGCCCCTGGGGAGCCGGCCCCCACCTCTTTTTTCGTTGGGGACCAGAACGGGGAGGCGGCCTTCCCCAGGAAAGCGACTGTGGCTCCAGGGCAGGCGGAGGGCCCAGGGCgggcagcccagcccagccccctgaCGCGGGACAGCGTGTACGTCAGCACCAGCGGGAGGATGGTCATCCAGCTGCGGACAGGGCGGTCCCCGGAGCCTGagggccccgccccggcccccccCAAGGAGGCCCCGGCTTTCGTCCGGCAGGAGAGCTTCACCAAGGAGCCGGCCAGCGGCCCCGCAGCTCCTGGCCAGCTGCCGTCCATCAGCAGCCATCCCCTCCTGCAGGACCTGGCCGCGGCCCGGGCCTCACGCATGGACCTGCGCACTCAGGACACCCACCTGATCCTCAAGGAGACGGAGACGGCGCTGGCCGCCCTGGAGGCCAGACTGCTCTCCAAGTCCGTGGAGGAGCCGGAGGGTGAGCTGGGTGGCGCCCCTGGGCCGCCAGAGGACTCCCTGTCCGGGGACTCCGACGTGGACACGGCCAGCACCGTCAGTCTGCTCAGCGGTAAGAACGGGCCCAGCCCGCAGCCCACGGGGCTGCAGAAGGAGAAGCTGCCGTCCCCGCCGGCAGCGCAGGACCTGGGGGGTGTCGGCCTGAGCAGCGCCCGCGAGCGCCTCTCAGAGAAGCAGCGTCGCCCGCTGGGCCCAGCGGACGGGGGCCGCGGAGAGCCGGCAAGGCGCCTGGCCACACGGCGTGGCCACGGGCCCCAAGGGTCCCTGGACTGGCCCGATGAGGAACGAGGCTCCAGCCTTGCCCACCTGCCCGGTGTGGACACAGTCACTTCTGACCACGAGACCTCCGGGGCCATGGGGGCAGGGCAGCGGGGGCCTCGCCGGAAACCCACGGCCCCACCGCCGTCCCCTGTTGCCCGGGAAGAACAGGGCCGCGGCTCAGCCGGCGTCCAGAAGGTGCAGCAGGCGCTGACCCGCTCCAACAGCTTGTCCACCCCACGGCCCACGCGGGCCTCCCGGCTGAGGCGGGCCCGGCTGGGGGATGCCTCAGACACAGAGGCCGCAGATGGCGAACGGGGGCCCGCGGCCAACCCGGAGCTGGCGGGGCAGCCGGCTGCCGAGCAGGCCAAGAAGCTGTCACGCCTGGACATCCTGGCGATGCCCCGGAAGCGGGCCGGCTCCTTCACAGGGCCCAGCGACTCGGAGGTGGCCCCCACCCGCGCCGGCTTCTCCGGCCGCAGCGTCGAGTTGTACTGCGCCGGTCGCAAGCCCGCCATGGCCGAGGCTCGGGCCACCGCCAGGAAGGCCACCAACACCACCACGGTCCCCCGCCAGCCCTTCAGCAGGGCCCGCCCGGGCAGCGCCCGATACTCCTCACCCA ACGTGCGTCGCCGGCAGCAGGGCTCGGATTGCACGTCCACATCCGAGGAGGAGTATGGCTCCCACCACGGCTCTCCCAAACACGCACGCCCCCATGCCTCAACAGCCACGCAGACCCCACGGGCTGGCAGCTCTGGCCGGGCCCGACCCCGGGCCCCTGGCCTCCGGGACACAGATGACGAGGAAGAAGAGCCCGACCCTTATGGTTTCATCGTGCAGACAGCCGAGATTGCTGAGATTGCCAG CCAGGCCCAGGAGGACCCCGCAGGACCTGCCTTCTCTCCTGCCGCTGCAGGCTGA
- the CEP170B gene encoding centrosomal protein of 170 kDa protein B isoform X1 yields MSVTSWFLVSSSGTRHRLPRELIFVGRDECELVLQSRSVDKQHAVINYDHDRDEHWVKDLGSLNGTFVNDVRIPDQKYVTLKLSDVIRFGYDSNMYVLERVQHRVPEEALRHEKYTSQLQVSATSPAPKRGEAVPEQAPYCEAASPRLERGDRRPGPEAAAYRTPLYGQPSWWGEDDGSSPPEERRQDEPDTERPKELAQRDSDLVGTAAAFRAPAEPQGYPFRREPSYFEIPTKEAPPPRAPEVPAHEAPTRDAEAGGGGVAPVVQSHACFTIEFDDCSPGKVKIKDHVTKFSLRQRRPPGKEPTPIEVVSAETKVADWLVQNDPSLLHRAGPADDRHSTKSDLPVHTRTLKGHKHEDGTQSDSEDPMAKAAGAAGVPSEAGGEQVRLQRQLKRDPQELLHSQQAFVIEFFDEDTPRKKRSQSFTHTPPGDPRPDRRRGPGPADRDRPAAPAPSSARGAGSSSGPQRAGSLKREKTEERLGSPSPAARAPARPFGSVGRRSRLAQDFMAHCLRDGSPAARSGPEKTPPPLPTPPLPRGASPVAPSPPPPPPADPQVTKARKQEEDDSLSDAGTYTIETEAQDQEVEEARKMIDQVFGVRESPELSRASSATFRPVIRGHRDEPGDGVAQRMALLQEFASRPVGGTPQVELQGLPVPGSPGGQKWVSRWASLADSYSDPGLSDDSPGRRARELEGALPVRQRRLLPQLPSDRADSPAGPEATRRSGPGPPELGSEQAGLLLGQEDLEPDSLSDASGSDGGRGPEPGGGLQEERRGSPQEGLAWTRGRRSPRAPGEPAPTSFFVGDQNGEAAFPRKATVAPGQAEGPGRAAQPSPLTRDSVYVSTSGRMVIQLRTGRSPEPEGPAPAPPKEAPAFVRQESFTKEPASGPAAPGQLPSISSHPLLQDLAAARASRMDLRTQDTHLILKETETALAALEARLLSKSVEEPEGELGGAPGPPEDSLSGDSDVDTASTVSLLSGKNGPSPQPTGLQKEKLPSPPAAQDLGGVGLSSARERLSEKQRRPLGPADGGRGEPARRLATRRGHGPQGSLDWPDEERGSSLAHLPGVDTVTSDHETSGAMGAGQRGPRRKPTAPPPSPVAREEQGRGSAGVQKVQQALTRSNSLSTPRPTRASRLRRARLGDASDTEAADGERGPAANPELAGQPAAEQAKKLSRLDILAMPRKRAGSFTGPSDSEVAPTRAGFSGRSVELYCAGRKPAMAEARATARKATNTTTVPRQPFSRARPGSARYSSPNVRRRQQGSDCTSTSEEEYGSHHGSPKHARPHASTATQTPRAGSSGRARPRAPGLRDTDDEEEEPDPYGFIVQTAEIAEIARLSQTLVKDVATLAREIHDVAGDGDSPGCPGPAHSPSRASAPGTPASTISAREELVQRIPEASLNFQKVPPGSLRSQDLDQNVNDRCEDPLAGKTRPRNREEVIFDNLMLNPVSQLSQAIRENTEHLAEKMKILFQNTGRAWEDLEARINAENEVPILKTSNKEISSILKELRRVQKQLEVINAIVDPSGNLDLLTGNRGSVGSAQLGRGRPASQSPSSPTSALPARSFPQRANCGTPGLPDPSFLPSFLPDTERFLI; encoded by the exons TCCCGCAGTGTGGACAAGCAACATGCTGTCATCAACTACGACCACGACAGGGACGAGCACTGGGTCAAGGACCTGGGCAGCCTCAATGGG ACATTCGTGAACGACGTGCGCATCCCGGACCAGAAATACGTCACGCTGAAGCTCAGCGATGTCATCCGATTCGGCTACG ATTCCAACATGTACGTGCTGGAGCGGGTGCAGCACCGCGTCCCTGAGGAGGCGCTCAGG CACGAGAAGTACACCAGCCAGCTGCAGGTGAGCGCCACGAGCCCGGCGCCCAAGAGGGGCGAGGCCGTGCCGGAGCAGGCGCCTTACTGCGAGGCCGCGAGCCCCAGACTGGAGAGGGGGGACCGGAGGCCGGGGCCAG AGGCGGCGGCCTACCGCACACCCCTGTACGGGCAGCCCTCCTGGTGGGGTGAGGACGATGGTAGCAGCCCGCCCGAGGAACGGCGCCAGGACGAGCCCGACACGG AGCGGCCCAAGGAGCTGGCTCAGCGGGACAGTGACCTCGTGGGGACGGCGGCCGCCTTCCGGGCCCCCGCGGAGCCGCAGGGCTACCCGTTCCGCCGGGAGCCCAGCTACTTCGAGATCCCCACCAAGGAGGCCCCCCCGCCGCGGGCCCCAGAGGTGCCGGCACACGAGGCGCCCACCAGGGATGCAgaggcgggcgggggcggggtggccCCCGTGGTGCAGAGCCACGCCTGCTTCACCATCGAGTTTGACGACTGCAGCCCCGGCAAGGTGAAGATCAAGGACCACGTCACCAAGTTCTCTCTGCGCCAGCGCCGGCCCCCTGGCAAGGAGCCCACACCCATCGAGGTGGTCTCTGCGGAGACCAAGGTGGCCGACTGGCTGGTGCAGAACGACCCCAGCCTGCTGCACCGGGCCGGCCCCGCCGACGACCGGCACAGCACCAAGAGCGACCTGCCGGTGCACACGCGCACCCTGAAGG gcCACAAGCACGAGGACGGCACGCAGAGCGACTCGGAGGACCCCATGGCCAAGGCGGCCGGGGCAGCTGGGGTCCCCTCGGAGGCCGGCGGGGAGCAGGTGCGGCTACAGAGGCAGCTCAAGCGGGACCCCCAGGAGCTGCTGCACAGCCAGCAGGCCTTCGTCATCGAGTTCTTCGATGAGGACACGCCGCGCAAGAAGCGCTCTCAGTCCTTCACGCACACGCCACCCGGGGACCCCAGGCCCGACAGGCGCCGCGGCCCTGGGCCAGCCGACAGGGACCGCCCGGCCGCCCCCGCCCCGTCCTCGGCCCGGGGGGCGGGCAGCAGCTCGGGGCCGCAGCGGGCCGGCTCGCTCAAGCGGGAGAAGACGGAGGAGCGGCTGGGCAGCCCCTCGCCCGCCGCCCGGGCCCCTGCTCGCCCTTTCGGCAGCGTGGGGCGCCGCTCCCGCCTGGCCCAGGACTTCATGGCCCACTGCCTGCGGGATGGCTCCCCGGCTGCCCGGTCAGGCCCCGAGAAGACCCCCCCGCCGCTGCCCACCCCGCCGCTACCCCGCGGGGCCAGCCCCGTGGCCCCCTcgcccccaccgccaccccctgCTGACCCCCAAGTGACGAAGGCACGCAAACAGGAGGAGGACGACAGCCTCAGTGACGCAGGGACCTACACCATCGAGACGGAGGCGCAGGaccaggaggtggaggaggccCGCAAGATGATTGACCAG GTCTTTGGGGTACGGGAGTCCCCTGAACTCTCCAGAGCGTCCTCGGCCACCTTCCGTCCAGTTATCAGAGGGCACAGAGACGAGCCTGGTGACGGAGTGGCCCAGCGGATGGCCTTGCTGCAGGAGTTTGCCTCCCGGCCAGTGGGCGGGACCCCCCAGGTGGAGCTCCAG GGCCTCCCAGTACCGGGCTCCCCCGGGGGTCAGAAGTGGGTGTCCCGCTGGGCCAGTCTGGCCGACAGCTACTCGGACCCAGGCCTGTCAG ACGACAGCCCCGGGCGCAGAGCCAGAGAGCTGGAGGGGGCCCTGCCTGTGCGCCAGCGACGACTGCTCCCACAGCTGCCCAGCGACAGGGCGGACAGCCCCGCCGGCCCCGAGGCCACCAGGAGGAGCGGGCCGGGGCCGCCGGAGCTGGGCAGCGAGCAGGCCGGCCTCCTCTTGGGACAGGAAGACCTGGAGCCCGACAGCCTCAGTGACGCCAGTGGGTCGGACGGAGGGCGGGGCCCTGAGCCAGGCGGGGGCCTGCAGGAAGAAAGACGCGGGAGCCCCCAGGAGGGACTGGCGTGGACGAGGGGCCGGCGCTCACCGAGGGCCCCTGGGGAGCCGGCCCCCACCTCTTTTTTCGTTGGGGACCAGAACGGGGAGGCGGCCTTCCCCAGGAAAGCGACTGTGGCTCCAGGGCAGGCGGAGGGCCCAGGGCgggcagcccagcccagccccctgaCGCGGGACAGCGTGTACGTCAGCACCAGCGGGAGGATGGTCATCCAGCTGCGGACAGGGCGGTCCCCGGAGCCTGagggccccgccccggcccccccCAAGGAGGCCCCGGCTTTCGTCCGGCAGGAGAGCTTCACCAAGGAGCCGGCCAGCGGCCCCGCAGCTCCTGGCCAGCTGCCGTCCATCAGCAGCCATCCCCTCCTGCAGGACCTGGCCGCGGCCCGGGCCTCACGCATGGACCTGCGCACTCAGGACACCCACCTGATCCTCAAGGAGACGGAGACGGCGCTGGCCGCCCTGGAGGCCAGACTGCTCTCCAAGTCCGTGGAGGAGCCGGAGGGTGAGCTGGGTGGCGCCCCTGGGCCGCCAGAGGACTCCCTGTCCGGGGACTCCGACGTGGACACGGCCAGCACCGTCAGTCTGCTCAGCGGTAAGAACGGGCCCAGCCCGCAGCCCACGGGGCTGCAGAAGGAGAAGCTGCCGTCCCCGCCGGCAGCGCAGGACCTGGGGGGTGTCGGCCTGAGCAGCGCCCGCGAGCGCCTCTCAGAGAAGCAGCGTCGCCCGCTGGGCCCAGCGGACGGGGGCCGCGGAGAGCCGGCAAGGCGCCTGGCCACACGGCGTGGCCACGGGCCCCAAGGGTCCCTGGACTGGCCCGATGAGGAACGAGGCTCCAGCCTTGCCCACCTGCCCGGTGTGGACACAGTCACTTCTGACCACGAGACCTCCGGGGCCATGGGGGCAGGGCAGCGGGGGCCTCGCCGGAAACCCACGGCCCCACCGCCGTCCCCTGTTGCCCGGGAAGAACAGGGCCGCGGCTCAGCCGGCGTCCAGAAGGTGCAGCAGGCGCTGACCCGCTCCAACAGCTTGTCCACCCCACGGCCCACGCGGGCCTCCCGGCTGAGGCGGGCCCGGCTGGGGGATGCCTCAGACACAGAGGCCGCAGATGGCGAACGGGGGCCCGCGGCCAACCCGGAGCTGGCGGGGCAGCCGGCTGCCGAGCAGGCCAAGAAGCTGTCACGCCTGGACATCCTGGCGATGCCCCGGAAGCGGGCCGGCTCCTTCACAGGGCCCAGCGACTCGGAGGTGGCCCCCACCCGCGCCGGCTTCTCCGGCCGCAGCGTCGAGTTGTACTGCGCCGGTCGCAAGCCCGCCATGGCCGAGGCTCGGGCCACCGCCAGGAAGGCCACCAACACCACCACGGTCCCCCGCCAGCCCTTCAGCAGGGCCCGCCCGGGCAGCGCCCGATACTCCTCACCCA ACGTGCGTCGCCGGCAGCAGGGCTCGGATTGCACGTCCACATCCGAGGAGGAGTATGGCTCCCACCACGGCTCTCCCAAACACGCACGCCCCCATGCCTCAACAGCCACGCAGACCCCACGGGCTGGCAGCTCTGGCCGGGCCCGACCCCGGGCCCCTGGCCTCCGGGACACAGATGACGAGGAAGAAGAGCCCGACCCTTATGGTTTCATCGTGCAGACAGCCGAGATTGCTGAGATTGCCAG GCTGAGCCAGACGCTGGTGAAGGACGTGGCCACCCTGGCCCGCGAGATCCACGATGTGGCCGGCGACGGCGACTCGCCGGGCTGCCCGGGGCCTGCCCACAGCCCCTCTCGCGCCAGTGCACCCGGCACCCCCGCCTCCACCATCTCCGCCCGCGAGGAG ctgGTGCAGCGCATCCCCGAGGCCAGCCTCAACTTTCAGAAGGTGCCGCCCGGCTCCCTGCGCTCTCAGGACCTGGACCAGAACGTGAACGACCGCTGTGAGGACCCCCTGGCCGGCAAGACGCGGCCTCGGAACCGTGAGGAG GTGATCTTCGATAACCTGATGCTGAACCCCGTGTCCCAGCTGTCCCAGGCCATCCGCGAGAACACGGAGCACCTCGCTGAGAAGATGAA GATCCTCTTTCAGAACACAGGGCGAGCCTGGGAGGACCTGGAGGCCAGGATCAACGCGGAGAACGAGGTGCCCATCCTGAAGACGTCCAACAAG GAAATCAGCTCCATCCTGAAGGAACTGAGGCGAGTGCAGAAGCAGCTGGAAG tcATCAACGCCATCGTGGACCCCAGCGGGAACCTCGACCTGCTGACCGGAAACCGGGGTTCTGTGGGCTCGGCCCAGCTCGGGAGAGGCCGGCCGGCCTCCCAGAGTCCGTCCTCCCCCACCTCGGCCCTGCCAGCGAGGAGCTTCCCGCAGCGGGCAAACTGCGGGACCCCCGGCCTCCCggacccctccttccttccctccttcctccccgaCACAGAGCGGTTCCTGATCTAG